A section of the Papio anubis isolate 15944 chromosome 16, Panubis1.0, whole genome shotgun sequence genome encodes:
- the DNMT3B gene encoding DNA (cytosine-5)-methyltransferase 3B isoform X1: MAGRLGEHCPSRVPASLPPHPFWLLPQESMKGDTRHLNGEEDAGGREDSILVNGACSDQSSDSPPILEAIRTPEIRGRRSSSRLSKREVSSLLSYTQDLTGDGDGEDGDGSDTPVMPKLFRETRTRSESPAVRTRNNNSVSSRERHRPSPRSTRGRQGRNHVDESPVEFPATRSLRRRATASVGTPWPSPASSYLTIDLTDDTEDTRVTPQSSSTPYARLAQDSQQEGMESPQVEADSGDGDSSEYQDGKEFGIGDLVWGKIKGFSWWPAMVVSWKATSKRQAMSGMRWVQWFGDGKFSEVSADKLVALGLFSQHFNLATFNKLVSYRKAMYHALEKARVRAGKTFPSSPGDSLEDQLKPMLEWAHGGFKPTGIEGLKPNNTQPENKTRRRTADDSATSDYCPAPKRLKTNCYNNGKDRGDEDQSREQMASDVANNKSSLEDGCLSCGRKNPVSFHPLFEGGLCQTCRDRFLELFYMYDDDGYQSYCTVCCEGRELLLCSNTSCCRCFCVECLEVLVGTGTAAEAKLQEPWSCYMCLPQRCHGVLRRRKDWNVRLQAFFTSDTGLEYEAPKLYPAIPAARRRPIRVLSLFDGIATGYLVLKELGIKVGKYVASEVCEESIAVGTVKHEGNIKYVNDVRNITKKNIEEWGPFDLVIGGSPCNDLSNVNPARKGLYEGTGRLFFEFYHLLNYSRPKEGDDRPFFWMFENVVAMKVGDKRDISRFLECNPVMIDAIKVSAAHRARYFWGNLPGMNRPVIASKNDKLELQDCLEYNRIAKLKKVQTITTKSNSIKQGKNQLFPVVMNGKEDVLWCTELERIFGFPVHYTDVSNMGRGARQKLLGRSWSVPVIRHLFAPLKDYFACE, from the exons ATGGCGGGGCGTCTGGGGGAACACTGCCCCTCTCGTGTCCCTGCTTCCCTTCCACCCCACCCGTTCTGGCTTCTCCCACAGGAAAGCATGAAGGGAGACACCAGGCATCTCAACGGAGAGGAGGACGCCGGCGGGAGGGAAGACTCAATCCTCGTCAATGGGGCCTGCAGCGACCAGTCCTCCGACTCGCCCCCGATCCTGGAGGCCATCCGCACCCCGGAGATCAGAG GCCGAAGATCAAGCTCGCGACTCTCCAAGAGGGAGGTGTCCAGTCTGCTAAGCTACACGCAG GACTTGACAGGCGATGGCGATGGGGAAGATGGGGATGGCTCTGACACCCCAGTGATGCCAAAGCTCTTCCGGGAAACCAGGACTCGGTCAGAAAGCCCAGCT GTCCGAACTCGAAATAACAACAGTGTCTCCAGCCGGGAGAGGCACAGGCCTTCCCCACGTTCCACCCGAGGCCGGCAGGGCCGCAACCATGTGGACGAGTCTCCCGTGGAGTTCCCGGCTACCAGG TCCCTGAGACGGCGGGCAACAGCATCGGTAGGAACGCCATGGCCGTCCCCTGCCAGCTCTTACCTTACCATCGACCTCACAGATGACACAGAGGACACACGTGTGACGCCCCAGAGCAGCAGTACCCCCTATGCCCGCCTAGCCCAGGACAGCCAGCAGGAGGGCATGGAGTCCCCGCAGGTGGAGGCAGACAGTGGAGATGGAGACAGTTCAGAGTATCAG GATGGGAAGGAGTTTGGAATAGGGGACCTCGTGTGGGGAAAGATCAAGGGCTTCTCCTGGTGGCCTGCCATGGTGGTGTCTTGGAAGGCCACCTCTAAGCGACAGGCTATGTCTGGCATGCGGTGGGTCCAGTGGTTTGGCGATGGCAAGTTTTCCGAG GTCTCTGCAGACAAACTGGTGGCACTGGGGCTGTTCAGCCAGCACTTTAATTTGGCCACCTTCAATAAGCTCGTCTCCTATCGAAAAGCCATGTACCATGCTCTGGAG AAAGCTAGGGTGCGAGCTGGCAAGACCTTCCCCAGCAGCCCTGGAGACTCATTGGAGGACCAGCTGAAGCCCATGTTGGAGTGGGCCCACGGGGGCTTCAAGCCCACTGGGATCGAGGGCCTCAAACCCAACAACACGCAACCAG AGAACAAGACTCGAAGACGCACAGCTGACGACTCAGCCACCTCTGACTACTGCCCCGCACCCAAGCGCCTCAAGACAAATTGCTATAACAACGGCAAAGACCGAGGGGATGAAGATCAGAGCCGAG AACAAATGGCTTCAGATGTTGCCAACAACAAGAGCAGCCTGGAAG ACGGCTGTTTGTCTTGTGGCAGGAAAAACCCCGTGTCCTTCCACCCTCTGTTTGAGGGGGGCCTCTGTCAGACATGCCGG gATCGCTTCCTTGAGCTGTTTTACATGTATGACGACGATGGCTATCAGTCTTACTGCACCGTGTGCTGCGAGGGCCGAGAGCTGCTGCTTTGTAGCAACACAAGCTGCTGCCG GTGCTTCTGTGTGGAGTGCCTGGAGGTGCTGGTGGGCACAGGCACAGCGGCCGAGGCCAAGCTTCAGGAGCCCTGGAGCTGCTACATGTGTCTCCCGCAGCGCTGTCACGGCGTCCTGCGGCGCCGGAAGGACTGGAACGTGCGCCTGCAGGCCTTCTTCACCAGTGACACGGGGCTTGAATAC GAAGCCCCCAAGCTGTACCCTGCCATTCCCGCAGCCCGAAGGCGGCCCATTCGAGTCCTGTCATTGTTTGATGGCATTGCGACAG GCTACCTAGTCCTCAAAGAGCTGGGCATAAAGGTAGGAAAGTACGTCGCCTCTGAAGTGTGTGAAGAGTCCATCGCTGTTGGAACTGTGAAGCACGAGGGGAATATCAAATATGTGAACGACGTGAGGAACATCACAAAGAAAAAT atTGAAGAATGGGGCCCATTTGACTTGGTGATTGGCGGAAGCCCATGCAATGATCTCTCAAATGTGAATCCAGCCAGGAAAGGCCTGTATG AGGGTACAGGCCGGCTCTTCTTTGAATTTTACCACCTGCTGAATTACTCACGCCCCAAGGAGGGTGATGACCGGCCGTTCTTCTGGATGTTTGAGAATGTTGTAGCCATGAAGGTTGGCGACAAGAGGGACATCTCGCGGTTCCTGGAG TGTAATCCAGTGATGATTGATGCCATCAAAGTTTCTGCTGCTCACAGGGCCCGATACTTTTGGGGCAACCTACCTGGGATGAACAG GCCCGTGATAGCATCAAAGAATGATAAACTCGAGCTGCAGGACTGCTTGGAATACAATAGGATAGCCAAG TTAAAGAAAGTACAGACAATAACCACCAAGTCGAACTCGATCAAACAGGGGAAAAACCAACTTTTCCCTGTTGTCATGAATGGCAAAGAAGATGTTTTGTGGTGCACTGAGCTCGAAAG GATCTTTGGCTTTCCTGTGCACTACACAGACGTGTCCAACATGGGCCGCGGTGCCCGCCAGAAGCTGCTGGGAAGGTCCTGGAGCGTGCCTGTCATCCGACACCTCTTCGCCCCTCTGAAGGACTACTTTGCATGTGAATAG
- the DNMT3B gene encoding DNA (cytosine-5)-methyltransferase 3B isoform X3, with the protein MAGRLGEHCPSRVPASLPPHPFWLLPQESMKGDTRHLNGEEDAGGREDSILVNGACSDQSSDSPPILEAIRTPEIRGRRSSSRLSKREVSSLLSYTQDLTGDGDGEDGDGSDTPVMPKLFRETRTRSESPASLRRRATASVGTPWPSPASSYLTIDLTDDTEDTRVTPQSSSTPYARLAQDSQQEGMESPQVEADSGDGDSSEYQDGKEFGIGDLVWGKIKGFSWWPAMVVSWKATSKRQAMSGMRWVQWFGDGKFSEVSADKLVALGLFSQHFNLATFNKLVSYRKAMYHALEKARVRAGKTFPSSPGDSLEDQLKPMLEWAHGGFKPTGIEGLKPNNTQPENKTRRRTADDSATSDYCPAPKRLKTNCYNNGKDRGDEDQSREQMASDVANNKSSLEDGCLSCGRKNPVSFHPLFEGGLCQTCRDRFLELFYMYDDDGYQSYCTVCCEGRELLLCSNTSCCRCFCVECLEVLVGTGTAAEAKLQEPWSCYMCLPQRCHGVLRRRKDWNVRLQAFFTSDTGLEYEAPKLYPAIPAARRRPIRVLSLFDGIATGYLVLKELGIKVGKYVASEVCEESIAVGTVKHEGNIKYVNDVRNITKKNIEEWGPFDLVIGGSPCNDLSNVNPARKGLYEGTGRLFFEFYHLLNYSRPKEGDDRPFFWMFENVVAMKVGDKRDISRFLECNPVMIDAIKVSAAHRARYFWGNLPGMNRPVIASKNDKLELQDCLEYNRIAKLKKVQTITTKSNSIKQGKNQLFPVVMNGKEDVLWCTELERIFGFPVHYTDVSNMGRGARQKLLGRSWSVPVIRHLFAPLKDYFACE; encoded by the exons ATGGCGGGGCGTCTGGGGGAACACTGCCCCTCTCGTGTCCCTGCTTCCCTTCCACCCCACCCGTTCTGGCTTCTCCCACAGGAAAGCATGAAGGGAGACACCAGGCATCTCAACGGAGAGGAGGACGCCGGCGGGAGGGAAGACTCAATCCTCGTCAATGGGGCCTGCAGCGACCAGTCCTCCGACTCGCCCCCGATCCTGGAGGCCATCCGCACCCCGGAGATCAGAG GCCGAAGATCAAGCTCGCGACTCTCCAAGAGGGAGGTGTCCAGTCTGCTAAGCTACACGCAG GACTTGACAGGCGATGGCGATGGGGAAGATGGGGATGGCTCTGACACCCCAGTGATGCCAAAGCTCTTCCGGGAAACCAGGACTCGGTCAGAAAGCCCAGCT TCCCTGAGACGGCGGGCAACAGCATCGGTAGGAACGCCATGGCCGTCCCCTGCCAGCTCTTACCTTACCATCGACCTCACAGATGACACAGAGGACACACGTGTGACGCCCCAGAGCAGCAGTACCCCCTATGCCCGCCTAGCCCAGGACAGCCAGCAGGAGGGCATGGAGTCCCCGCAGGTGGAGGCAGACAGTGGAGATGGAGACAGTTCAGAGTATCAG GATGGGAAGGAGTTTGGAATAGGGGACCTCGTGTGGGGAAAGATCAAGGGCTTCTCCTGGTGGCCTGCCATGGTGGTGTCTTGGAAGGCCACCTCTAAGCGACAGGCTATGTCTGGCATGCGGTGGGTCCAGTGGTTTGGCGATGGCAAGTTTTCCGAG GTCTCTGCAGACAAACTGGTGGCACTGGGGCTGTTCAGCCAGCACTTTAATTTGGCCACCTTCAATAAGCTCGTCTCCTATCGAAAAGCCATGTACCATGCTCTGGAG AAAGCTAGGGTGCGAGCTGGCAAGACCTTCCCCAGCAGCCCTGGAGACTCATTGGAGGACCAGCTGAAGCCCATGTTGGAGTGGGCCCACGGGGGCTTCAAGCCCACTGGGATCGAGGGCCTCAAACCCAACAACACGCAACCAG AGAACAAGACTCGAAGACGCACAGCTGACGACTCAGCCACCTCTGACTACTGCCCCGCACCCAAGCGCCTCAAGACAAATTGCTATAACAACGGCAAAGACCGAGGGGATGAAGATCAGAGCCGAG AACAAATGGCTTCAGATGTTGCCAACAACAAGAGCAGCCTGGAAG ACGGCTGTTTGTCTTGTGGCAGGAAAAACCCCGTGTCCTTCCACCCTCTGTTTGAGGGGGGCCTCTGTCAGACATGCCGG gATCGCTTCCTTGAGCTGTTTTACATGTATGACGACGATGGCTATCAGTCTTACTGCACCGTGTGCTGCGAGGGCCGAGAGCTGCTGCTTTGTAGCAACACAAGCTGCTGCCG GTGCTTCTGTGTGGAGTGCCTGGAGGTGCTGGTGGGCACAGGCACAGCGGCCGAGGCCAAGCTTCAGGAGCCCTGGAGCTGCTACATGTGTCTCCCGCAGCGCTGTCACGGCGTCCTGCGGCGCCGGAAGGACTGGAACGTGCGCCTGCAGGCCTTCTTCACCAGTGACACGGGGCTTGAATAC GAAGCCCCCAAGCTGTACCCTGCCATTCCCGCAGCCCGAAGGCGGCCCATTCGAGTCCTGTCATTGTTTGATGGCATTGCGACAG GCTACCTAGTCCTCAAAGAGCTGGGCATAAAGGTAGGAAAGTACGTCGCCTCTGAAGTGTGTGAAGAGTCCATCGCTGTTGGAACTGTGAAGCACGAGGGGAATATCAAATATGTGAACGACGTGAGGAACATCACAAAGAAAAAT atTGAAGAATGGGGCCCATTTGACTTGGTGATTGGCGGAAGCCCATGCAATGATCTCTCAAATGTGAATCCAGCCAGGAAAGGCCTGTATG AGGGTACAGGCCGGCTCTTCTTTGAATTTTACCACCTGCTGAATTACTCACGCCCCAAGGAGGGTGATGACCGGCCGTTCTTCTGGATGTTTGAGAATGTTGTAGCCATGAAGGTTGGCGACAAGAGGGACATCTCGCGGTTCCTGGAG TGTAATCCAGTGATGATTGATGCCATCAAAGTTTCTGCTGCTCACAGGGCCCGATACTTTTGGGGCAACCTACCTGGGATGAACAG GCCCGTGATAGCATCAAAGAATGATAAACTCGAGCTGCAGGACTGCTTGGAATACAATAGGATAGCCAAG TTAAAGAAAGTACAGACAATAACCACCAAGTCGAACTCGATCAAACAGGGGAAAAACCAACTTTTCCCTGTTGTCATGAATGGCAAAGAAGATGTTTTGTGGTGCACTGAGCTCGAAAG GATCTTTGGCTTTCCTGTGCACTACACAGACGTGTCCAACATGGGCCGCGGTGCCCGCCAGAAGCTGCTGGGAAGGTCCTGGAGCGTGCCTGTCATCCGACACCTCTTCGCCCCTCTGAAGGACTACTTTGCATGTGAATAG
- the DNMT3B gene encoding DNA (cytosine-5)-methyltransferase 3B isoform X2 produces the protein MKGDTRHLNGEEDAGGREDSILVNGACSDQSSDSPPILEAIRTPEIRGRRSSSRLSKREVSSLLSYTQDLTGDGDGEDGDGSDTPVMPKLFRETRTRSESPAVRTRNNNSVSSRERHRPSPRSTRGRQGRNHVDESPVEFPATRSLRRRATASVGTPWPSPASSYLTIDLTDDTEDTRVTPQSSSTPYARLAQDSQQEGMESPQVEADSGDGDSSEYQDGKEFGIGDLVWGKIKGFSWWPAMVVSWKATSKRQAMSGMRWVQWFGDGKFSEVSADKLVALGLFSQHFNLATFNKLVSYRKAMYHALEKARVRAGKTFPSSPGDSLEDQLKPMLEWAHGGFKPTGIEGLKPNNTQPENKTRRRTADDSATSDYCPAPKRLKTNCYNNGKDRGDEDQSREQMASDVANNKSSLEDGCLSCGRKNPVSFHPLFEGGLCQTCRDRFLELFYMYDDDGYQSYCTVCCEGRELLLCSNTSCCRCFCVECLEVLVGTGTAAEAKLQEPWSCYMCLPQRCHGVLRRRKDWNVRLQAFFTSDTGLEYEAPKLYPAIPAARRRPIRVLSLFDGIATGYLVLKELGIKVGKYVASEVCEESIAVGTVKHEGNIKYVNDVRNITKKNIEEWGPFDLVIGGSPCNDLSNVNPARKGLYEGTGRLFFEFYHLLNYSRPKEGDDRPFFWMFENVVAMKVGDKRDISRFLECNPVMIDAIKVSAAHRARYFWGNLPGMNRPVIASKNDKLELQDCLEYNRIAKLKKVQTITTKSNSIKQGKNQLFPVVMNGKEDVLWCTELERIFGFPVHYTDVSNMGRGARQKLLGRSWSVPVIRHLFAPLKDYFACE, from the exons ATGAAGGGAGACACCAGGCATCTCAACGGAGAGGAGGACGCCGGCGGGAGGGAAGACTCAATCCTCGTCAATGGGGCCTGCAGCGACCAGTCCTCCGACTCGCCCCCGATCCTGGAGGCCATCCGCACCCCGGAGATCAGAG GCCGAAGATCAAGCTCGCGACTCTCCAAGAGGGAGGTGTCCAGTCTGCTAAGCTACACGCAG GACTTGACAGGCGATGGCGATGGGGAAGATGGGGATGGCTCTGACACCCCAGTGATGCCAAAGCTCTTCCGGGAAACCAGGACTCGGTCAGAAAGCCCAGCT GTCCGAACTCGAAATAACAACAGTGTCTCCAGCCGGGAGAGGCACAGGCCTTCCCCACGTTCCACCCGAGGCCGGCAGGGCCGCAACCATGTGGACGAGTCTCCCGTGGAGTTCCCGGCTACCAGG TCCCTGAGACGGCGGGCAACAGCATCGGTAGGAACGCCATGGCCGTCCCCTGCCAGCTCTTACCTTACCATCGACCTCACAGATGACACAGAGGACACACGTGTGACGCCCCAGAGCAGCAGTACCCCCTATGCCCGCCTAGCCCAGGACAGCCAGCAGGAGGGCATGGAGTCCCCGCAGGTGGAGGCAGACAGTGGAGATGGAGACAGTTCAGAGTATCAG GATGGGAAGGAGTTTGGAATAGGGGACCTCGTGTGGGGAAAGATCAAGGGCTTCTCCTGGTGGCCTGCCATGGTGGTGTCTTGGAAGGCCACCTCTAAGCGACAGGCTATGTCTGGCATGCGGTGGGTCCAGTGGTTTGGCGATGGCAAGTTTTCCGAG GTCTCTGCAGACAAACTGGTGGCACTGGGGCTGTTCAGCCAGCACTTTAATTTGGCCACCTTCAATAAGCTCGTCTCCTATCGAAAAGCCATGTACCATGCTCTGGAG AAAGCTAGGGTGCGAGCTGGCAAGACCTTCCCCAGCAGCCCTGGAGACTCATTGGAGGACCAGCTGAAGCCCATGTTGGAGTGGGCCCACGGGGGCTTCAAGCCCACTGGGATCGAGGGCCTCAAACCCAACAACACGCAACCAG AGAACAAGACTCGAAGACGCACAGCTGACGACTCAGCCACCTCTGACTACTGCCCCGCACCCAAGCGCCTCAAGACAAATTGCTATAACAACGGCAAAGACCGAGGGGATGAAGATCAGAGCCGAG AACAAATGGCTTCAGATGTTGCCAACAACAAGAGCAGCCTGGAAG ACGGCTGTTTGTCTTGTGGCAGGAAAAACCCCGTGTCCTTCCACCCTCTGTTTGAGGGGGGCCTCTGTCAGACATGCCGG gATCGCTTCCTTGAGCTGTTTTACATGTATGACGACGATGGCTATCAGTCTTACTGCACCGTGTGCTGCGAGGGCCGAGAGCTGCTGCTTTGTAGCAACACAAGCTGCTGCCG GTGCTTCTGTGTGGAGTGCCTGGAGGTGCTGGTGGGCACAGGCACAGCGGCCGAGGCCAAGCTTCAGGAGCCCTGGAGCTGCTACATGTGTCTCCCGCAGCGCTGTCACGGCGTCCTGCGGCGCCGGAAGGACTGGAACGTGCGCCTGCAGGCCTTCTTCACCAGTGACACGGGGCTTGAATAC GAAGCCCCCAAGCTGTACCCTGCCATTCCCGCAGCCCGAAGGCGGCCCATTCGAGTCCTGTCATTGTTTGATGGCATTGCGACAG GCTACCTAGTCCTCAAAGAGCTGGGCATAAAGGTAGGAAAGTACGTCGCCTCTGAAGTGTGTGAAGAGTCCATCGCTGTTGGAACTGTGAAGCACGAGGGGAATATCAAATATGTGAACGACGTGAGGAACATCACAAAGAAAAAT atTGAAGAATGGGGCCCATTTGACTTGGTGATTGGCGGAAGCCCATGCAATGATCTCTCAAATGTGAATCCAGCCAGGAAAGGCCTGTATG AGGGTACAGGCCGGCTCTTCTTTGAATTTTACCACCTGCTGAATTACTCACGCCCCAAGGAGGGTGATGACCGGCCGTTCTTCTGGATGTTTGAGAATGTTGTAGCCATGAAGGTTGGCGACAAGAGGGACATCTCGCGGTTCCTGGAG TGTAATCCAGTGATGATTGATGCCATCAAAGTTTCTGCTGCTCACAGGGCCCGATACTTTTGGGGCAACCTACCTGGGATGAACAG GCCCGTGATAGCATCAAAGAATGATAAACTCGAGCTGCAGGACTGCTTGGAATACAATAGGATAGCCAAG TTAAAGAAAGTACAGACAATAACCACCAAGTCGAACTCGATCAAACAGGGGAAAAACCAACTTTTCCCTGTTGTCATGAATGGCAAAGAAGATGTTTTGTGGTGCACTGAGCTCGAAAG GATCTTTGGCTTTCCTGTGCACTACACAGACGTGTCCAACATGGGCCGCGGTGCCCGCCAGAAGCTGCTGGGAAGGTCCTGGAGCGTGCCTGTCATCCGACACCTCTTCGCCCCTCTGAAGGACTACTTTGCATGTGAATAG
- the DNMT3B gene encoding DNA (cytosine-5)-methyltransferase 3B isoform X5, protein MKGDTRHLNGEEDAGGREDSILVNGACSDQSSDSPPILEAIRTPEIRGRRSSSRLSKREVSSLLSYTQDLTGDGDGEDGDGSDTPVMPKLFRETRTRSESPAVRTRNNNSVSSRERHRPSPRSTRGRQGRNHVDESPVEFPATRSLRRRATASVGTPWPSPASSYLTIDLTDDTEDTRVTPQSSSTPYARLAQDSQQEGMESPQVEADSGDGDSSEYQDGKEFGIGDLVWGKIKGFSWWPAMVVSWKATSKRQAMSGMRWVQWFGDGKFSEVSADKLVALGLFSQHFNLATFNKLVSYRKAMYHALEKARVRAGKTFPSSPGDSLEDQLKPMLEWAHGGFKPTGIEGLKPNNTQPENKTRRRTADDSATSDYCPAPKRLKTNCYNNGKDRGDEDQSREQMASDVANNKSSLEDGCLSCGRKNPVSFHPLFEGGLCQTCRDRFLELFYMYDDDGYQSYCTVCCEGRELLLCSNTSCCRCFCVECLEVLVGTGTAAEAKLQEPWSCYMCLPQRCHGVLRRRKDWNVRLQAFFTSDTGLEYEAPKLYPAIPAARRRPIRVLSLFDGIATGYLVLKELGIKVGKYVASEVCEESIAVGTVKHEGNIKYVNDVRNITKKNIEEWGPFDLVIGGSPCNDLSNVNPARKGLYEGTGRLFFEFYHLLNYSRPKEGDDRPFFWMFENVVAMKVGDKRDISRFLECNPVMIDAIKVSAAHRARYFWGNLPGMNRIFGFPVHYTDVSNMGRGARQKLLGRSWSVPVIRHLFAPLKDYFACE, encoded by the exons ATGAAGGGAGACACCAGGCATCTCAACGGAGAGGAGGACGCCGGCGGGAGGGAAGACTCAATCCTCGTCAATGGGGCCTGCAGCGACCAGTCCTCCGACTCGCCCCCGATCCTGGAGGCCATCCGCACCCCGGAGATCAGAG GCCGAAGATCAAGCTCGCGACTCTCCAAGAGGGAGGTGTCCAGTCTGCTAAGCTACACGCAG GACTTGACAGGCGATGGCGATGGGGAAGATGGGGATGGCTCTGACACCCCAGTGATGCCAAAGCTCTTCCGGGAAACCAGGACTCGGTCAGAAAGCCCAGCT GTCCGAACTCGAAATAACAACAGTGTCTCCAGCCGGGAGAGGCACAGGCCTTCCCCACGTTCCACCCGAGGCCGGCAGGGCCGCAACCATGTGGACGAGTCTCCCGTGGAGTTCCCGGCTACCAGG TCCCTGAGACGGCGGGCAACAGCATCGGTAGGAACGCCATGGCCGTCCCCTGCCAGCTCTTACCTTACCATCGACCTCACAGATGACACAGAGGACACACGTGTGACGCCCCAGAGCAGCAGTACCCCCTATGCCCGCCTAGCCCAGGACAGCCAGCAGGAGGGCATGGAGTCCCCGCAGGTGGAGGCAGACAGTGGAGATGGAGACAGTTCAGAGTATCAG GATGGGAAGGAGTTTGGAATAGGGGACCTCGTGTGGGGAAAGATCAAGGGCTTCTCCTGGTGGCCTGCCATGGTGGTGTCTTGGAAGGCCACCTCTAAGCGACAGGCTATGTCTGGCATGCGGTGGGTCCAGTGGTTTGGCGATGGCAAGTTTTCCGAG GTCTCTGCAGACAAACTGGTGGCACTGGGGCTGTTCAGCCAGCACTTTAATTTGGCCACCTTCAATAAGCTCGTCTCCTATCGAAAAGCCATGTACCATGCTCTGGAG AAAGCTAGGGTGCGAGCTGGCAAGACCTTCCCCAGCAGCCCTGGAGACTCATTGGAGGACCAGCTGAAGCCCATGTTGGAGTGGGCCCACGGGGGCTTCAAGCCCACTGGGATCGAGGGCCTCAAACCCAACAACACGCAACCAG AGAACAAGACTCGAAGACGCACAGCTGACGACTCAGCCACCTCTGACTACTGCCCCGCACCCAAGCGCCTCAAGACAAATTGCTATAACAACGGCAAAGACCGAGGGGATGAAGATCAGAGCCGAG AACAAATGGCTTCAGATGTTGCCAACAACAAGAGCAGCCTGGAAG ACGGCTGTTTGTCTTGTGGCAGGAAAAACCCCGTGTCCTTCCACCCTCTGTTTGAGGGGGGCCTCTGTCAGACATGCCGG gATCGCTTCCTTGAGCTGTTTTACATGTATGACGACGATGGCTATCAGTCTTACTGCACCGTGTGCTGCGAGGGCCGAGAGCTGCTGCTTTGTAGCAACACAAGCTGCTGCCG GTGCTTCTGTGTGGAGTGCCTGGAGGTGCTGGTGGGCACAGGCACAGCGGCCGAGGCCAAGCTTCAGGAGCCCTGGAGCTGCTACATGTGTCTCCCGCAGCGCTGTCACGGCGTCCTGCGGCGCCGGAAGGACTGGAACGTGCGCCTGCAGGCCTTCTTCACCAGTGACACGGGGCTTGAATAC GAAGCCCCCAAGCTGTACCCTGCCATTCCCGCAGCCCGAAGGCGGCCCATTCGAGTCCTGTCATTGTTTGATGGCATTGCGACAG GCTACCTAGTCCTCAAAGAGCTGGGCATAAAGGTAGGAAAGTACGTCGCCTCTGAAGTGTGTGAAGAGTCCATCGCTGTTGGAACTGTGAAGCACGAGGGGAATATCAAATATGTGAACGACGTGAGGAACATCACAAAGAAAAAT atTGAAGAATGGGGCCCATTTGACTTGGTGATTGGCGGAAGCCCATGCAATGATCTCTCAAATGTGAATCCAGCCAGGAAAGGCCTGTATG AGGGTACAGGCCGGCTCTTCTTTGAATTTTACCACCTGCTGAATTACTCACGCCCCAAGGAGGGTGATGACCGGCCGTTCTTCTGGATGTTTGAGAATGTTGTAGCCATGAAGGTTGGCGACAAGAGGGACATCTCGCGGTTCCTGGAG TGTAATCCAGTGATGATTGATGCCATCAAAGTTTCTGCTGCTCACAGGGCCCGATACTTTTGGGGCAACCTACCTGGGATGAACAG GATCTTTGGCTTTCCTGTGCACTACACAGACGTGTCCAACATGGGCCGCGGTGCCCGCCAGAAGCTGCTGGGAAGGTCCTGGAGCGTGCCTGTCATCCGACACCTCTTCGCCCCTCTGAAGGACTACTTTGCATGTGAATAG